Proteins encoded within one genomic window of Halobacteroides halobius DSM 5150:
- the gltA gene encoding NADPH-dependent glutamate synthase has product MSQEEVKYEMPEQDPVERTDNFSEVALGYDEETAIKEAERCLQCSNPKCKTGCPVEVDIPEFIELVAEGKFEKAAKKVKEKNNLPAICGRVCPQEEQCEAECIVGIKNEPVGIGRLERFVADYIRDSEKVKPVKQDKGKVAVVGAGPAGLTAGADLAKMGYQVTIFESFHKPGGVLTYGIPEFRLPKEIVQDEVEKIKDLGVEIKLNKVVGKIKGVDELFAEGYDAVFVGTGAGLPKFLGLEGENLNGVYSANEFLTRVNLMKAYKFPKYKTPVHVGDKVAVVGAGNVAMDAARTALRLGAKESMIVYRRGREEMPAREEEIHHAQEEGVEFKLLNNPTRILGDQDGFVRGMECVKMELGERDESGRRRPIAIEGSEFEIDVDTVIMAIGQNPNPILLQDTPEIKTTDWGTIKTDESKETSKEGVFAGGDVVTGAATVIEAMGAGKQAAQSIDQYIKSRKK; this is encoded by the coding sequence ATGTCACAAGAAGAAGTAAAATATGAGATGCCAGAACAAGATCCAGTAGAACGAACTGATAATTTTTCTGAAGTAGCTTTAGGTTATGACGAAGAGACTGCCATTAAAGAGGCTGAGCGTTGTTTACAATGCTCTAATCCTAAGTGTAAAACAGGATGTCCAGTAGAGGTTGATATTCCAGAGTTTATTGAATTAGTGGCAGAAGGTAAGTTTGAAAAGGCAGCTAAGAAGGTTAAAGAAAAGAATAACTTGCCAGCTATCTGTGGACGGGTCTGTCCCCAAGAAGAGCAGTGCGAAGCTGAATGTATAGTAGGAATTAAGAATGAACCAGTAGGAATTGGTAGATTAGAGAGATTTGTAGCTGATTATATTCGAGATAGTGAAAAAGTTAAGCCAGTGAAACAAGATAAAGGTAAGGTGGCAGTTGTTGGTGCTGGACCAGCTGGATTGACTGCTGGGGCTGATTTAGCTAAAATGGGTTATCAAGTGACTATCTTTGAATCTTTTCATAAACCAGGTGGAGTTTTAACTTATGGAATCCCTGAATTTAGACTACCAAAAGAGATTGTTCAAGATGAAGTAGAGAAGATTAAGGATTTAGGGGTAGAGATTAAGCTTAATAAAGTAGTCGGTAAGATTAAAGGAGTCGATGAATTATTTGCAGAAGGTTATGATGCTGTCTTTGTAGGAACAGGAGCTGGTTTACCAAAGTTTTTAGGCTTAGAAGGAGAAAACTTAAATGGAGTTTATTCTGCTAATGAATTTTTAACTCGAGTTAATTTAATGAAGGCCTATAAATTTCCTAAGTACAAAACACCAGTTCATGTTGGAGATAAAGTAGCAGTTGTAGGGGCAGGTAATGTAGCTATGGATGCTGCTCGAACAGCATTAAGATTAGGGGCCAAGGAATCAATGATCGTTTATCGTCGAGGTCGAGAAGAGATGCCAGCTCGAGAAGAAGAAATTCATCATGCTCAAGAAGAAGGAGTTGAGTTTAAGTTACTAAATAATCCAACTCGTATTTTAGGAGATCAAGATGGATTTGTAAGAGGTATGGAATGTGTTAAGATGGAGTTAGGAGAGCGTGATGAATCAGGTCGAAGACGTCCGATTGCAATTGAAGGATCTGAATTTGAAATAGATGTTGATACAGTAATTATGGCAATTGGACAAAATCCTAATCCAATTCTTTTACAGGATACTCCAGAGATAAAAACAACTGATTGGGGTACAATCAAAACTGATGAGAGTAAAGAAACAAGTAAAGAAGGTGTCTTTGCTGGTGGAGATGTAGTAACTGGTGCTGCTACAGTAATTGAGGCTATGGGAGCAGGTAAACAGGCTGCTCAATCTATTGATCAATATATAAAAAGTAGAAAGAAATGA
- a CDS encoding molybdopterin-binding protein, translating to MGIKKIPVEEAVGRVVAHDMTQIVPEKFKGARFKKGDLIDNSDISTLKDMGKEHIYVLTLEEGIIHEDDAAYRIAKHVIGKNIALSEVNEGKITLKAQQKGILKVEKDLLLKVNSSNQILITSSHNNMFLQAGDSIAGVRINPLTIEEEKLEKVEDIIRDQSIFKIEPIVNKKVGIVVTGSEVYNGRIKDQFVPTLQKKFQRWGGELLNSIIVPDEVDQITAALSSLKESGAEILITGGGMSVDPDDLTPQGIRNTGAQIIKYGIPVLPGNKLMLAYWDDIPILGLPACVIFEKITVFDLVYPRLLTEEHITRNDLIELSYGGYCHHCEICQFPKCSFGRF from the coding sequence ATGGGAATTAAAAAGATACCTGTTGAAGAAGCAGTAGGTAGAGTGGTAGCTCATGATATGACTCAAATTGTCCCAGAAAAATTTAAAGGAGCTAGATTTAAAAAAGGGGATCTGATTGATAATAGTGATATATCTACATTAAAGGATATGGGCAAAGAACATATATATGTTCTTACTTTAGAGGAAGGAATTATCCATGAAGATGATGCAGCTTATCGAATTGCTAAGCATGTAATCGGAAAAAATATTGCTTTATCAGAAGTTAATGAAGGAAAAATTACTCTTAAGGCGCAGCAAAAAGGTATTTTAAAGGTAGAGAAAGATTTATTATTAAAAGTTAATAGTAGTAATCAAATTTTAATAACTTCTAGTCATAATAATATGTTTTTACAGGCTGGAGATTCTATAGCTGGAGTGAGGATTAATCCTTTAACTATTGAAGAAGAGAAGTTAGAAAAAGTTGAAGATATTATTAGAGATCAAAGCATTTTTAAGATAGAACCTATTGTTAATAAGAAAGTAGGCATAGTAGTCACTGGGAGTGAAGTTTATAATGGGCGCATTAAGGATCAATTTGTGCCAACTTTACAGAAAAAGTTTCAGCGCTGGGGAGGAGAATTATTAAATTCTATTATTGTTCCTGATGAAGTTGATCAAATTACAGCAGCTTTATCTAGTTTAAAAGAATCTGGGGCAGAGATACTGATTACTGGTGGGGGAATGTCAGTTGACCCTGATGATTTGACGCCCCAAGGAATAAGAAATACTGGAGCTCAGATTATTAAGTATGGCATACCAGTATTACCAGGAAATAAGTTAATGTTGGCTTATTGGGATGATATACCTATACTAGGACTACCAGCCTGTGTTATTTTTGAAAAAATTACTGTTTTTGATCTAGTGTATCCTCGTCTTTTAACTGAAGAACATATAACAAGAAATGATTTGATAGAGTTAAGTTATGGTGGATACTGTCACCATTGTGAAATATGTCAGTTTCCTAAGTGTTCTTTTGGTAGATTTTAA
- a CDS encoding sulfide/dihydroorotate dehydrogenase-like FAD/NAD-binding protein has translation MYKIIKNKVLAPMITKLEVKAPEVAAKAKPGHFLIVRVDEQAERIPLTIADYNRDKGTITIIIQEVGFSSRQICNLDKGDAFLDLVGPLGEPIETKDYDKVVCIGGGLGNAPLYPKAKSLKEHGAEVVSILGAQTAAKLILEEEFNEVSDKLYIATDDGSKGKEGFVTDILEELLEAGEEFELAIAIGPMIMMKAVSELTAKYDLETMVSLNSLMIDGTGMCGGCRVTVAGETKFACVDGPAFDGHLVDFDEQLRRQQFYKEHEAKVKQQSEHAGGEHQCHKKK, from the coding sequence ATGTATAAGATAATTAAAAATAAAGTTTTAGCTCCTATGATAACAAAGTTAGAGGTTAAGGCTCCAGAAGTAGCTGCTAAAGCGAAGCCAGGTCATTTTCTAATTGTCAGAGTAGATGAGCAGGCAGAAAGAATTCCATTGACAATAGCTGATTACAATCGAGATAAAGGAACAATTACAATTATTATTCAGGAGGTAGGTTTTAGTAGTCGTCAGATCTGTAACCTAGATAAAGGAGATGCCTTTTTAGATTTAGTTGGCCCGTTAGGGGAGCCAATTGAAACTAAAGATTATGATAAAGTAGTCTGTATTGGTGGAGGGTTAGGTAATGCACCATTATATCCTAAGGCTAAGTCTCTAAAAGAGCATGGAGCAGAAGTAGTTAGTATTTTAGGGGCTCAGACAGCTGCGAAGTTGATCTTAGAAGAAGAATTTAATGAAGTGAGTGATAAATTATATATAGCAACTGATGATGGCTCTAAAGGTAAAGAAGGCTTTGTAACAGATATTTTAGAAGAGTTATTAGAAGCAGGAGAGGAATTTGAATTAGCGATTGCTATTGGGCCAATGATTATGATGAAAGCTGTATCTGAATTGACAGCAAAATATGATTTAGAGACAATGGTTAGCTTAAATTCCTTAATGATTGATGGTACAGGGATGTGTGGAGGTTGTCGAGTAACAGTTGCTGGAGAAACTAAATTTGCTTGTGTAGATGGGCCAGCCTTTGATGGACATCTAGTAGATTTTGATGAACAGCTGAGAAGACAACAATTTTACAAAGAACATGAAGCAAAAGTTAAGCAACAGTCTGAGCATGCTGGAGGTGAGCACCAATGTCACAAGAAGAAGTAA
- a CDS encoding XdhC family protein → MDRDLVDKIIEYKGEDYLALATVISATGSSPRNSGAQILVYPNGSIYGTVGGGLSEAETIKKAQELIQIGESKKYSFDMSNDQVAKAGGVCGGQVEIFIETIKVSN, encoded by the coding sequence ATGGATAGAGATTTAGTAGATAAAATTATAGAGTATAAGGGCGAGGATTATTTGGCCCTTGCTACTGTCATTTCGGCTACAGGATCTTCACCAAGAAATAGTGGAGCACAAATATTAGTTTATCCTAATGGTAGTATTTATGGAACGGTTGGAGGAGGTTTATCTGAAGCAGAGACTATTAAAAAAGCCCAAGAGTTGATACAAATTGGGGAGAGTAAAAAATATTCATTTGATATGAGTAATGACCAAGTGGCTAAAGCTGGGGGAGTATGTGGGGGCCAAGTTGAGATTTTTATTGAAACTATAAAAGTAAGTAATTAA
- the hydA gene encoding dihydropyrimidinase, with amino-acid sequence MILKNGKVVINNFLKEVDIKIKGSKIVAIENELKSKEEEEVINLAGKLVFPGLIDSHTHFQLKSRGTVTVDDFYYGTRSAAYGGVTTIIDYAEQTTESIIAGLKERKKEANEEAVVDYTFHLVINKDFNPEKHLNELYQLKRLGISSLKIFTTYEDLYMLDEDKLDILFKTVADSGLLITVHAEDNQIIKTQQEKYKDLDKTDISYHPDIRPGLAEQKAIEKLNKLSKKRGTSLYIVHLSSKQGYKVVKEAKKSNSNLYVETAPHYLTLTRDELEKPTGRLSLMTPPLRNEADNQMLWQGIIDNMIDVIATDHCAFSKEQKAIGNDSLDIFPGIPGVETMLPLIYTYGVDYERISLTRLVDLLAVKPAKLFGLYPQKGSLKEGTDADIVIYDPTVEWTLKDDNLHSQAGYTPYQGLAVKGKVAMTMIRGEIIVKDNKFKGKRGYGDFIKANLTT; translated from the coding sequence ATGATTTTAAAAAATGGTAAAGTAGTTATTAATAATTTTTTAAAAGAGGTAGATATTAAGATTAAAGGCAGTAAAATTGTAGCTATAGAAAATGAGTTAAAGTCAAAGGAAGAAGAGGAAGTTATTAATTTGGCTGGAAAGTTAGTTTTTCCCGGCTTGATTGATAGTCATACTCACTTTCAACTTAAATCTAGAGGAACAGTAACTGTTGATGATTTCTATTATGGGACTAGATCAGCTGCTTACGGTGGGGTTACAACTATCATTGATTATGCTGAACAAACTACAGAGTCTATTATAGCTGGGTTGAAAGAAAGAAAAAAGGAAGCGAATGAAGAAGCAGTAGTTGATTATACTTTTCATCTTGTTATTAATAAAGATTTTAATCCGGAAAAACACCTAAATGAATTATATCAACTAAAAAGGCTAGGAATTTCAAGTTTAAAAATATTTACTACGTATGAGGACTTATATATGTTAGATGAAGATAAATTAGATATTTTATTTAAAACTGTTGCAGATAGTGGATTATTAATTACAGTTCATGCTGAGGATAATCAAATAATTAAAACACAACAAGAAAAGTATAAGGATTTAGATAAAACAGATATTAGTTATCATCCTGATATAAGGCCTGGGTTAGCTGAGCAGAAGGCAATTGAAAAATTAAATAAGCTTAGTAAAAAAAGAGGAACCTCCCTTTATATAGTTCATCTATCTTCTAAACAAGGGTATAAAGTAGTAAAGGAGGCTAAAAAATCAAATTCAAACTTATATGTTGAAACAGCTCCTCATTATCTTACTTTAACTAGAGATGAGTTAGAAAAACCAACTGGTAGATTAAGTTTAATGACTCCTCCATTGAGAAATGAAGCAGATAATCAAATGTTATGGCAAGGGATTATAGATAATATGATAGATGTTATTGCTACAGATCATTGTGCTTTTAGTAAAGAACAAAAAGCAATTGGTAATGATTCATTGGATATTTTCCCTGGTATACCTGGAGTAGAAACAATGTTACCTTTGATTTATACTTATGGTGTAGACTACGAACGTATTTCATTAACCAGATTAGTAGATTTGCTTGCTGTTAAACCAGCTAAGCTTTTTGGTCTTTATCCGCAAAAAGGTAGTCTTAAAGAAGGAACTGATGCTGATATAGTGATATATGACCCTACAGTAGAATGGACTTTAAAGGATGATAACCTACATTCTCAAGCTGGCTACACTCCTTATCAGGGTCTAGCCGTAAAAGGGAAAGTAGCTATGACTATGATTAGAGGAGAGATCATAGTTAAGGATAATAAATTTAAAGGAAAGAGAGGCTATGGTGATTTTATTAAAGCTAACTTAACTACTTAA
- a CDS encoding XdhC family protein has product MEQIDFYTQIAVAYKQDEKAMVGTITAIKGDSNFQFDPVGSKILVYQEDELVYPTNRIELWQQIRDNIESFNQLMDLDHPTLKKVAISQETEVEIYFEPIIEEPRLLVFGAGHVAQPLAQISKMADFKVTVIDDRADMVNKQRYPQADKLVCAEFDNYLQDLKIRENDYLVIITRGHQHDYKVLREVVTSKAKYIGMIGSSRKVKILFDQLREEGISQELIDKVYAPIGVDIASETPAEIAVSITAEMISIRRNE; this is encoded by the coding sequence GTGGAACAAATTGATTTTTATACACAGATAGCAGTTGCTTATAAACAGGATGAAAAAGCTATGGTCGGTACAATTACTGCCATTAAAGGGGATAGTAATTTTCAGTTTGATCCTGTAGGGAGTAAAATTTTAGTATATCAGGAAGATGAACTAGTTTATCCAACTAATCGAATCGAATTATGGCAACAAATTAGGGATAATATAGAATCATTTAATCAACTAATGGATTTAGATCATCCAACATTAAAAAAAGTAGCTATTAGTCAGGAGACTGAAGTTGAGATCTATTTTGAGCCAATTATAGAAGAACCCCGATTATTAGTTTTTGGAGCAGGCCATGTTGCTCAGCCTTTGGCTCAGATAAGTAAAATGGCAGATTTTAAGGTGACAGTAATTGATGATAGAGCAGATATGGTAAATAAGCAACGCTATCCTCAGGCTGATAAGCTAGTTTGTGCTGAATTTGATAACTATCTACAAGATTTAAAGATAAGAGAGAATGATTATTTAGTGATTATTACCCGAGGACATCAACATGATTATAAGGTTTTACGAGAGGTAGTTACAAGTAAAGCAAAGTATATAGGAATGATTGGTAGTAGCCGTAAAGTTAAAATATTATTTGATCAGTTAAGAGAAGAAGGTATAAGTCAAGAATTAATAGATAAGGTTTATGCCCCAATAGGAGTAGATATTGCTAGTGAAACTCCAGCAGAAATAGCTGTTTCAATTACTGCAGAGATGATTTCTATAAGGAGGAATGAATAA
- a CDS encoding nucleotidyltransferase family protein, protein MITAVILAAGEGSRMGTLKQLLPWEDSTILETVIKNIAETRFVDDEIRVILGAQADRIEKILSCWDEKRLKVLRNNNYKEGMLTTVRQGIKDIPITTEYIMLALGDQPLITTDIFNLVLKECLRKKPDIMVPVVNGKRGHPLLINKRLIPEIHLLKKQGGLRNLLHKYPERVYHFNINDESIIVDLDYYEDYQKHRR, encoded by the coding sequence ATGATTACAGCAGTTATATTAGCAGCGGGTGAAGGAAGTAGAATGGGGACTTTAAAACAATTGTTACCTTGGGAAGATAGTACAATTTTGGAGACAGTGATTAAAAATATTGCAGAGACTAGATTTGTTGATGATGAAATTAGAGTTATCTTAGGAGCTCAAGCAGATAGAATTGAAAAGATCTTAAGTTGCTGGGACGAAAAGAGATTAAAAGTGTTAAGAAACAACAATTATAAGGAAGGCATGCTAACTACCGTGCGTCAAGGGATAAAAGATATTCCTATTACTACAGAATATATTATGTTAGCTCTAGGAGACCAGCCTTTAATAACTACTGATATTTTTAATCTGGTTCTAAAAGAGTGTTTAAGAAAAAAACCGGATATAATGGTACCAGTAGTTAATGGAAAAAGAGGTCATCCTTTACTTATAAATAAAAGGCTAATTCCTGAAATTCATCTTCTTAAGAAACAAGGAGGATTACGTAACTTATTACATAAATATCCAGAAAGAGTATATCATTTTAATATTAATGATGAAAGTATTATAGTTGATCTTGATTATTATGAAGATTATCAAAAACATAGAAGATGA
- the yqeB gene encoding selenium-dependent molybdenum cofactor biosynthesis protein YqeB, which yields MFNDMSKINVLLKGGGDLASGIAYRLYQSGFNVAISEIKQPLMVRRTVSFAEAVYKGEHEVEGIKAQFTTEWSLFKAIIDQGEIPVFIKEQLSYFKERFKPQVIIDGRMLKQKQETNLKEASIVIGIGPGFRAGEDVDAVIETCRGHYLGRVIYQGTTIPNTGQPGKIMGYSQQRVLRAPCDGIFRSKNKLGDKIKQGELFGLIGDRPLKAELSGVIRGQIHPGVNVKKGMKIGDIDPRNDRDYYNKISEKALAVGGGTLEAILHLANKKLKEESVTSGTN from the coding sequence ATGTTTAATGATATGTCTAAAATAAATGTATTGCTTAAAGGTGGAGGGGATTTAGCCTCTGGGATTGCTTATAGATTATATCAAAGTGGTTTTAATGTAGCAATTAGTGAGATTAAACAGCCCTTGATGGTTAGAAGAACAGTTTCTTTTGCTGAGGCTGTCTATAAAGGAGAACATGAAGTAGAAGGGATAAAAGCTCAATTTACTACAGAATGGAGTCTTTTTAAAGCTATTATAGACCAAGGAGAAATACCTGTATTTATTAAGGAGCAATTATCTTATTTTAAGGAAAGATTTAAGCCACAGGTAATAATAGATGGGCGGATGTTAAAGCAGAAACAAGAGACTAATTTAAAGGAAGCTTCTATAGTTATTGGTATAGGACCAGGGTTTAGGGCTGGGGAGGATGTAGATGCGGTTATTGAAACTTGTAGAGGGCATTATTTAGGGAGAGTAATTTACCAAGGGACTACCATTCCTAATACGGGCCAACCAGGAAAAATCATGGGTTATAGTCAACAGAGGGTTTTACGTGCTCCTTGTGATGGCATATTTCGAAGTAAGAATAAGTTAGGAGATAAAATTAAGCAAGGAGAACTATTTGGACTGATAGGTGATAGACCACTAAAGGCAGAGCTTAGTGGAGTAATTAGGGGCCAAATCCACCCTGGGGTCAATGTTAAAAAAGGTATGAAGATAGGTGATATAGATCCGAGAAATGATAGAGATTACTATAACAAAATTTCTGAAAAAGCTCTTGCGGTTGGTGGTGGAACTTTAGAAGCTATACTACATTTGGCTAATAAAAAGCTAAAGGAGGAATCAGTTACCAGTGGAACAAATTGA
- a CDS encoding NCS2 family permease, whose amino-acid sequence MSDPNPKTGGSINNSGILERTFQLSEHNTDIKTEVLAGITTFLTMAYIIFVNPSILSDAGMPFGGVFIATIAGAIVGTLSMALLANYPFALASGMGLNAFFAYTVVGNMGVPWQAALGVVFLEGIIFILLSVTPVRKKIVNCIPMSLKSGISSGIGLFISFIGLQNAGLVVSSSATLVKMSPDPLSGASLVAIIGMIVTGVLYALQVKGALLLGIIISTIIGWFNGVTPPLEGIIAMPKFGEWSSVLFKLDIKAAIDVGIISVLLSFLFVDLFDTAGTLVGVSKQAGYIDEDGNLPKANKALLADAIGTTCGALFGTSTVTTFVESSSGVAEGGRTGLTGVVVSFLFFLALFFKPLISIVPTAATAPALLCIGTMMMANIVDLDWDDFTEVFPAFIAMIAMPLTYSISHGIALGFILYPLVKVFTGRKDEVNWLVYLLGVVFLGYFIWM is encoded by the coding sequence ATGAGTGACCCTAATCCTAAAACAGGGGGAAGTATTAATAATAGTGGCATTCTAGAAAGAACATTTCAGTTAAGTGAGCATAATACAGATATTAAAACTGAAGTGTTAGCTGGTATTACCACATTTTTAACTATGGCCTATATTATTTTTGTCAATCCTTCAATTTTGAGTGATGCAGGTATGCCTTTTGGAGGAGTTTTTATAGCTACTATTGCTGGGGCAATAGTAGGAACATTAAGTATGGCTTTGTTAGCTAATTATCCGTTTGCTTTAGCATCTGGTATGGGCTTGAATGCTTTTTTTGCTTATACTGTAGTTGGTAATATGGGAGTTCCTTGGCAGGCTGCATTAGGTGTAGTATTTTTAGAGGGGATAATCTTTATTCTACTTAGTGTAACCCCGGTTAGAAAAAAGATAGTTAACTGTATCCCTATGTCTTTAAAGTCTGGTATTTCTTCTGGTATAGGTTTGTTTATATCCTTTATTGGTTTACAGAATGCAGGTCTTGTTGTATCTAGTTCAGCTACTTTGGTAAAGATGAGCCCTGATCCATTATCAGGAGCTTCACTTGTAGCTATTATAGGAATGATAGTAACAGGGGTATTATATGCCTTACAGGTTAAAGGAGCTCTTTTATTAGGGATAATTATATCGACAATCATTGGCTGGTTTAATGGAGTTACGCCCCCTTTAGAAGGAATAATCGCTATGCCAAAGTTTGGAGAGTGGTCTTCAGTTTTATTTAAGTTAGATATTAAAGCGGCTATAGATGTTGGAATTATCAGTGTTTTGCTCTCGTTTCTATTTGTTGACTTGTTTGATACAGCTGGCACTTTAGTAGGTGTTAGTAAACAGGCGGGATATATTGATGAAGATGGTAATTTGCCAAAAGCTAATAAAGCTTTATTAGCTGATGCTATTGGTACTACATGTGGTGCTTTATTTGGGACTTCAACAGTAACCACTTTTGTAGAGTCTTCATCAGGTGTAGCTGAAGGTGGCAGAACTGGTTTAACAGGGGTAGTAGTTTCATTTTTATTCTTTCTAGCTTTATTTTTCAAGCCTTTAATTTCTATTGTACCAACAGCTGCTACTGCACCAGCGTTACTTTGTATAGGAACAATGATGATGGCAAATATTGTTGATCTTGATTGGGATGACTTTACTGAAGTATTTCCAGCCTTTATTGCTATGATTGCTATGCCTTTAACCTATTCTATCTCTCATGGGATAGCACTTGGATTTATTCTTTATCCACTGGTTAAAGTATTTACTGGGAGAAAGGATGAAGTTAATTGGCTGGTTTATTTGTTGGGTGTAGTCTTTTTAGGTTATTTTATTTGGATGTAG
- the ade gene encoding adenine deaminase, with protein sequence MNLDLLNKARGKKKADLVLKNGKAVDVFNEQIKKLDVAIANGVIIGIGSYKGQEEIDLQGKVLAPGFIDGHLHLESAMTKVRDFAQQVISLGTTTVVADPHEIANVMGLEGIRYLLEAGLSLPWNFNLLLPSCVPATKFDTSGAILKSEDLEELITANGVFGLGEVMNFTGVINGEKSLWEKLNLFKDYFIDGHAPGLTAKDLNAYLLGGIKADHECTTSQEAIEKISKGMYIMIREGSVTRDLKRLLPAVNEQNSNRFLFATDDRHPRDLVKEGHINFLIKKAIKNGLNPLQAIKFATINSATALGLENTGAIAPGYKADLVVIDGLKELKVKQVFKDGKLVAEDGKFILDSKEEHQISEIKKQKIYNSINIGKIEKSDFILPVSNKYRVMELIKDQIITKQSTVKLTSQQISSKQLIEKNLVKLAVVERHQKTGNVALGLLKGLGLQTGAIATSIAHDSHNIIVAGLDAKDMLLAVKEIEKIQGGIVITNKGQVVEQLALPIAGLMSDKPLLKVAEKITSLRKVAHSLGVTYQEPFMTLSFMSLPVIPELKITDKGLFSVEEFQFVPLVVE encoded by the coding sequence TTGAATTTAGATTTATTAAATAAAGCTCGGGGGAAGAAAAAGGCTGATTTAGTATTGAAGAATGGTAAAGCAGTAGATGTTTTTAATGAACAAATAAAAAAGCTAGATGTAGCTATAGCTAATGGTGTAATTATTGGAATTGGGTCTTATAAAGGCCAAGAAGAAATAGATTTACAGGGTAAAGTACTTGCACCTGGTTTTATTGACGGGCATTTACACCTTGAAAGTGCTATGACTAAAGTAAGGGATTTTGCTCAGCAAGTGATTTCATTGGGGACTACTACAGTTGTAGCTGATCCACATGAGATAGCAAATGTTATGGGGTTAGAAGGTATTAGGTATTTATTAGAAGCAGGCCTTTCTCTTCCTTGGAATTTTAATTTATTGTTGCCCTCCTGTGTTCCTGCAACTAAATTTGATACTTCAGGTGCTATTCTAAAAAGTGAAGATTTAGAGGAATTAATTACAGCCAATGGAGTCTTTGGGCTTGGTGAAGTTATGAATTTTACTGGTGTAATCAATGGGGAAAAGAGTCTTTGGGAAAAGTTAAATTTATTTAAGGATTATTTTATAGATGGTCATGCTCCTGGATTGACAGCTAAGGATTTAAATGCTTATTTACTAGGAGGCATTAAAGCTGACCATGAGTGTACAACTTCTCAAGAAGCTATTGAGAAGATCAGTAAAGGAATGTATATCATGATTAGAGAGGGGTCAGTAACTCGAGATCTTAAAAGATTACTACCAGCAGTAAATGAACAAAATAGTAACCGTTTTTTATTTGCTACTGATGATCGCCATCCTAGAGATTTAGTTAAAGAAGGCCATATTAATTTTCTAATAAAAAAAGCAATAAAGAATGGTCTAAATCCTTTACAAGCAATAAAGTTTGCTACTATAAATTCAGCTACTGCTTTAGGTTTAGAGAATACAGGAGCTATAGCTCCTGGGTATAAGGCTGATTTAGTTGTTATTGATGGTCTAAAAGAGTTAAAGGTTAAACAAGTCTTTAAAGATGGTAAACTTGTAGCTGAAGATGGCAAATTTATTTTGGATTCTAAAGAAGAACACCAGATTTCTGAAATTAAGAAACAGAAGATTTATAATTCAATCAATATTGGTAAAATAGAAAAATCAGATTTTATCTTACCAGTAAGTAATAAGTATCGGGTAATGGAGTTAATTAAAGATCAGATAATAACTAAGCAATCTACTGTTAAGCTAACTTCTCAACAAATATCATCTAAGCAACTAATTGAAAAGAACTTAGTTAAATTAGCAGTAGTAGAACGACATCAAAAGACAGGGAATGTTGCCTTGGGGTTACTAAAAGGTTTAGGTTTACAAACTGGAGCAATAGCTACTTCTATTGCTCATGATTCTCATAATATCATTGTAGCCGGACTAGATGCTAAAGATATGTTATTAGCAGTAAAGGAGATAGAAAAGATCCAAGGAGGCATTGTTATCACTAATAAGGGGCAAGTAGTAGAACAGTTAGCCTTACCTATTGCTGGTTTAATGTCAGATAAACCTTTGCTTAAGGTTGCAGAAAAAATAACTAGCTTAAGGAAAGTTGCACATTCATTAGGAGTTACTTATCAAGAACCATTTATGACACTATCCTTTATGTCACTTCCTGTTATTCCTGAATTAAAGATCACGGATAAGGGTTTATTTTCTGTAGAAGAATTTCAATTTGTTCCTTTGGTTGTAGAGTAA